The sequence below is a genomic window from Colletotrichum destructivum chromosome 4, complete sequence.
TCTTGcgccccgacgacgagcacaAGGAGAAGAGCTTCTGGGACATCAAGCGAGTGGACGAGCAAGCCGATTCTATGGCTCGCAAGTGCATCATGTAAGTTGCCCGCTCCGTGCTCCCCCTTGAACCCGTGCAAACTCGACAGGACTAGTTACTGATGCCCCATCCACAGGAACTTTGGTCCGTCCCTTGTTCCGCTCCTCCAGGTCGGCTGGAGAGGTGTTGTTCAGACGGACGCTGGCTTCCGTGTGCAGCTTAACACGGTCCAGAACCACAAGGACACTTGCGGCACCCCGACCTGGGATGCCACCATGTTCTTTGCCAAGAAGCTTCGCGAGAACAAGATCAAGgtcgccttcttcagcagTACTCCCCAGGGAGGTGGTGTCGCCTTGATGCGACACGCCCTCGTCCGCTTTGCCCGTCTTATTGGCGTTGACCTGACTTGGTATGGTACGTTTTCCCCTTGCGTCCACCTCTTGCAGAATCGTACGGATCTGACATCATAGCCAGTGCCCAAGCCAAGACCCGGTGTATTCAGGATCACCAAAAACATCCACAACATCCTCCAAGGTGTCAGCCACCCTGACCAGCGCATCTCGGCCGAAGAGAAGCAGTCCATCATTGATTGGATCACGGATAATGCCAACCGCTACTGGCTTTCCGAAGGAGGCCCTCTGCGACCCCCCGAAGAGGGTGGCGCCGATGTGGTCATGGTGAGCCTTCTCCAACCCGCTTCCCCCACCCCTAGGGCTTCTCCaaaccctccctcccctaCCCCTCCACCCCCATACGCACAGCtacccctccatccctcTACAGGCTGCATGGGAGGTCTGATGGTCTCCACACGAGCTCTTCTGGTCCACCCCACATCTCCCGCATCGGGCACTCGGCATGAGAAAGCCCAAGGTCTGATCATGAACTGCTGCTGACATGTGCGTGTGCGATTCAGATTGACGACCCTCAAATGCCCGGTTTGATTCCCCTGATAAAAAAGATTACGCCTGACCGGCCTGTTCTCTACCGATCCCACATCCAGATCCGCAGCGACTTGACTGCCAAGGCTGGCTCGCCCCAGGAGGACATCTGGAACTTCTTGTGGAGCAACATTCAACATGCCGACATGTTCATCAGCCACCCCATCCCCATCTTTGTGCCTCACACGGTGCCCAAGGAAAAGGTGGTGTACTTCCCTGCCACGACTGACTGGCTGGATGGCCTGAACAAGCCCCTGAACAGATGGGACACGGGCTACTACGGCCACATCTACAACACTGCCTGTCGCAACCAGGGAATGACGGAGCTCGAGTGGCCCGCCCGCAAGTACATCATCCAGGTGGCTCGGTTTGATCCCTCCAAGGGCATCCCAACCGTCATTGACTCTTATGCCGAGTTCCGTCGTCTGCTGGAAgagaagggcgagacggacaTCCCGCAGCTTGTCGTTTGCGGCAACGGGTCGGTTGACGATCCCGATGCTAGCATGATTTACGACCAGACTATGAACCAGCTCGAGAAGCACTACCCTCACCTGGTCAAGGATTGCAGCATAATGCGTCTGGATCCCAATGACCAGCTCCTCAACACGGTCATTGCCAACGctcacgtcgtcctccagcTCTCGACGCGCGAAGGGTTCGAGGTCAAGGTCTCTGAGGCTTTGCACGCCGGCCGGCCCGTCATTGCTACACGAGCAGGTGGTATCCCGCTCCAGGTCAAGGACAACGTCAACGGCTTCTTGGTGGAGCCCGGTGACTTCAAGGCCGTGGCCGGTCATCTCTTGGATCTCTTCACAGACAGTGAGCTGCACAAGAAGATGAGTTACGCTGCCGCCACGGGCGTGAGTGACGAGGTGGGCACGGTTGGGAACGCACTGGGCTGGTTCTATCTCGCCGCGAAGTGGGCCGAGGTTGGTGTCAAGCCTGGTCTGCGCGGCGACGAACGATGGGTCAACGACATGGCGCGAgaggaggccggcaagcCCTACACGGAGGGCGAGAACCGTCTGCCGCGTCACTTTACTCAGAAAAAGGACGTTGCTATTGTGTCGGGAAAGACGAATGGCAACGGCGAGACGGGTGAGAAGGGCGGCGAAAAGGCGCAGTAGTGTGATGTAGCAGCGGGTTGTCGATTTGGCGCATGACGATGGTATGAGTTATGATTGGACTCGGGACAGTTGGGATtgagtttttttttttttttttttatgaGAAAAGTAATTTGTCGAGTCTTTGTTAACGGGTACATGGTTATAGATGTTATTGTGCTTGAATCGAGGGATGGATGCTTGTCGTGATCTACCTTGTCTACTGTGGGTTGTGGTTTGTTGGTGGGAAGAAAGGCCTGGGGCTGATTTATGTGTTGTTTGGCAGTAAAGTGAAAGTGCCCAAACATTGGTGCCGGGAGATGGCCAGTTGCTGACAGGCGGTGGACGACAGGCATCAGTCAGGGTGCAACGTATCGGTTACCGAGCGGTGTCAAGCAAACCCCAGGTCGGGCTTCCGACTAGGTGTGTATGGACAGTGTAGTGTGGCATCTcgagtgagagaaagagtACAGGTAGCATGTAGCCGGTCCTGTGGCTTACCTGGCCAGGCCTGGTCTGGCCTGGTGGTCACGAATCAGTCATGTGTGTCGTGTTGCGGCCAGCCGCGCGTTCGGGTAGACAGGGCCCGCTCGCTCGCTGGCGGGTGTTACAGCAGTTGAATCCTTTCGGATAGATAAGCCGAGTCGTCAGCTCCCACCTCCCGTTGTTGGCCTGTCAAGATGATATCTTGAgggttttttcttccttttttttgtTTGTCTTTTCCCCTGTGTAGTATTTATGtgtttttttgttttatAGGTCACTCccaagacagacagacagacatcCAGCCAGACAGCCACCCATCACCACTGCTACTCCGAGTGTTATACATACAATCACGTAGCAAACATGATTCAGCTGATgtcagcggcggccgccctGGCAGCGGTTTACAGCATAACCTTATCTCCGGCAACGgtcctcgtctcggccgagcccatctcggcggcgcaTCAATACTCACCTGTgtcaccaccgccatctTCGTCGTACTCCGACTTCGCACCGAGCCCGGAACACGCGCGCGAGAATGCGGTGCATATCTTCAACGCCGTGCACTCGGCCATGCGCCAGTGGGGGTCCTCGCTGCACCACAACGGGTTGGGGCTGATTCCCGCCACGGTGCCGCGAGGCACGCTGATGTACCACGGCACGAGATCCAACAGCACGCCCGAGGGGTTCGAGTGGCTCGCGTTCGAGATGGAGCACTCGGAGAATTTTgcgaggagctggagaaAGGGACGggggacgccgccgccgaagccgccagGTAAGGGCAAGGGgaaaccaccaccacctcggcggccgcatGGGGGCGAGCCGATTATCCCGATGATGGAGGGACAGAAACCACTCGGCGGAGGGAATGACGATGAGAGACCTCCGAGAGGCCCCGGGGGGCCGAATGAACCTGTTCGCGGGTACTTCCACACGTACCGCGCCAACCGGGACCTCAAGCTGCTGTACCTCGACGGCATGGCCGCGGGGAAGACGGGCATGGGCACGCTCGATACGCAGGACACCCTGCTacgcgacctcgacgaggcgccCGGGTTCGGGGAGTACGACCGCGCCAAGGAGATctgcgaggtcgtcaaggcgtggggcctcgacggcgtcatccGGATGGAGATTGGGTTCGAGGCCATCTACTGCGACTTCTTTGACGGCCTGGACCTCGTCTCGGTCATGAGGCGGCCGTGGAGCGaccaggtcgagggcggcgacgggagGGGCCTCTTTGACTGGGCGAGGGCCGTCGCGCAGCGGTacgacggcatcggcggcggcagggtgCGGTTGGGGTTTGGGGGCATGGTCAACGGGCTCTGGTACCCCCTCAACGTGTCCAACCCGAACGGGCGGAGGGACATGCCGAGGCTGGGACGCCTCGCGAGGGAGGAGCGAGAGGTGGTGCTCGGCAGGATCGAGGAGATTGTCAAGGGCGCTGCGTGGTCGGACGGGAAAGTAGATTGGCAGGGCGTGGCGGACCTCATCGTCACGAGATTCGGTGACCGCATCGAGGCGAttgccgacgatgaagccgtGGTGGAGGACGAGGCATTTCTGAGTCAGGTGCTGGGCGTGACGAACACGTTTGTAGACTATCCGTGGGACGAGTTCGACTCGGTAGCGGCGGTGCAAAGGGggcagagggaggagaaggaggaggtggaggaggggtaTGTCAGGGAGGCAAGGGGAAGGTGTGTGGCGCATTACCTggagccggcgacggcgtggagGGACGAGTGGACGCGGGAGGACGAGATGATTTACGTCGCCATCTCAGCAGTCGCGGAGCGCATCTGCGGGGACCTGTTTGACGTCCGCGGGCTGGTCCTGGACGCGGCACCGGAGCTGGCAGGGGCGGTTTCGGAGGCGGATGTCGTGGCGGctatggcggcggcggcaacgagcCGGCGAGGCTCCGaagacgcagacgcagacggagacgcggccgacgagctcgcgggGGCCGTCAGGCGAGGGCGCGAGACGATCAGGACGCTCAAGGGGGATCTCGGGTGGAGCCTGTGGAAGAGGTGCAAGCCCGGGTGCGGCGTGGCCGAGATCTGCTTCGTGGCCATGTGGCCGTTCGGGCTGAAGGACGACCACTACCGCCCGAGCTGCCAGAACCGGAGCGCGTTGGAGGATAGGGGGGCGCGgtacggcgacgaagagcgGTACTGGGAGTGGGAGCCCAGGTGATTATGACGCCGCGCGGGTTCTGGCGGGAAATGGAGAGTTGCAGGGGGTGTTTAGTGAACAGAGTCATGGTGTACAGGTTTGTCGTAATATTTGAATTGTCGCGGGGCGGTGCTATTCTTGTTTATATAATGCTCTCTCTTGGACATGTAACCCCGAAACTTGACAGAGTTGGTTTTGTCGTAGCCGTTATTGTGTTGGAATCCAACTATTCTTTATTCCAACGATATTTCATTCAGATTTGGTTATTGTTGTTCTGAATTTTGTTGAAGCGAGATCCTCTGATAGACGTTACCACGTGTATTACACGACGGGTAAACGGGAGCCTCTAAGGACTTGACCGAGAAACGATCTTGGAAGCGAGTCATGATGTCTCGAGATGTTGCCATCACCACAGACCTCGACCGCGGGGAGTTCAAGGTGTTGTTGGGACGACGGGGAGCAGAAGGCTGCGTCaactcggccgaggagatgCAGAGCTCTAGCAGCCCACGGCAAAAGGCATCTCCAAGCCGCCTTGGCCGGAAAAGGGACGCGTGAGATATTTCCAATATGGTTTGTTCTGACATAGGAACTGACGTTCCAGTTTGTCAGCAAAATAGTATTCGGCACCCAAAATAATGACTGTGGGATCGTTGAAAATATTCCAAAtcaaaaacaacaacaacaacaacaacaacagcaataAAAAAGCCCCCGCTGGAAACATGTACCGCATCCTTGAGGCGGGATGACCCGAGCTCATGGTCGACGTTTGGTTTGCATGGAGCCACGAAACCTGGATCCTCCCCCCGGCGCCCGAGCTCCACGTTGCGTCCGGTTATTCTTCGAAAAGTATGATGTACCATTCTTTTACCAGCATCAGGGGACATGCCCGCCTCGAACCTCGCAGATCTCGCTATAGCGAGATGTCCGAGGTGCGAAGGAGGGTGGGGTGAGGAGTGCAGCAAAAAAAGGTGGGATCATGTCTGTCTGCCAAGATCGGGGTACAGccccttgttcttcttgtttttgGATTGTTTCGTTTGCTAAAGAATTCCCACGAGAGGTTTTTACTCTTCGTCACTGGTAAGGCCCACGCACGTGTTTTGTCGTGCTACATTAGAACTTGCGCGATTGGTTGTTGCTGGGAAAGCTGATGAGGGGGGTCTAGAACCCTCCCTCTTGCTTCCATCTTCCATGCCACACGGTCATGGGTCGATCATGAGCACCCGGGAGCTCCAGCAAAGGGTTTCCGGGCGGAACAGTGTGATGCTCGGCAACTCAACAACCCCTTGGGACGATCCGGTTCTGAAGGTTCCGTTCCCGCCCACTGGCGCTGTCATTCCGTAGAGACGTCCAACCCCCGGAAAGGCCCGGGCATGGAAGCATCCGTGTGTGTGAGTACATGcagtatgtgtgtgtgtatgtgtaaTGTTGCAGCCTTTTCTAGCGTGCGGGCTCCGGGAACACCCTCTTTCGATTAGGTAAATCGGGCGTGCGTCATGTCGGCCGCCCACGTTTCTGGCCGGGTTCCCCATCCTAGTCTTGTGCTTCTTTGGGAGAATTGCCATGTTCCCGGTTAGTCGTAAGGCGTAGGCGGAATAGCATGTTGACAACGTTGACATGCGCAGGGTCGTTTACAAGTTCTGCCGCAAGTTGCCGTCCGGGAGAGTCGAcgaccggggggggggggggggggggaggggctgcTGACCATTGTTGCTATTGCCAGGTCTCATGGCGAAAAAGAGAGGATCAGGCCAGGTTCTGTCATGGCGGCTTATGTCTCGCGGGGGTccgccgtcgatggtcgATGGACGATGAAGGGGCTGTGTTTCCAGGGTTCGGGAGCCATCTGTGATATGAGCCCATCCCGTCGGTAGCGCGGGGTTCGTGATGatatctttttttttttctccaTTGTTATTTTTAGTGGTTTGTTCACTTTGGTTCCTCGCTCGTCCCGGCTGAAGCCATCTACTTCCGAGTTCATGACAGAAACCCTCAAAACACCGACGGGGTAAG
It includes:
- a CDS encoding Putative glycosyl transferase, family 1 — its product is MVTPKQPGRQFSLGASAHRRRQMSTMHDQGNHFGPALTTLYCGISAVFADSHTAVVALAIHDTVYLIDFTVKHINLDDATQTGNDAIADYIISTLEDYEHANFSKFIGAGLPMTLKYMSQSLCSRLWLDLDIVPVVLRPDDEHKEKSFWDIKRVDEQADSMARKCIMNFGPSLVPLLQVGWRGVVQTDAGFRVQLNTVQNHKDTCGTPTWDATMFFAKKLRENKIKVAFFSSTPQGGGVALMRHALVRFARLIGVDLTWYVPKPRPGVFRITKNIHNILQGVSHPDQRISAEEKQSIIDWITDNANRYWLSEGGPLRPPEEGGADVVMIDDPQMPGLIPLIKKITPDRPVLYRSHIQIRSDLTAKAGSPQEDIWNFLWSNIQHADMFISHPIPIFVPHTVPKEKVVYFPATTDWLDGLNKPLNRWDTGYYGHIYNTACRNQGMTELEWPARKYIIQVARFDPSKGIPTVIDSYAEFRRLLEEKGETDIPQLVVCGNGSVDDPDASMIYDQTMNQLEKHYPHLVKDCSIMRLDPNDQLLNTVIANAHVVLQLSTREGFEVKVSEALHAGRPVIATRAGGIPLQVKDNVNGFLVEPGDFKAVAGHLLDLFTDSELHKKMSYAAATGVSDEVGTVGNALGWFYLAAKWAEVGVKPGLRGDERWVNDMAREEAGKPYTEGENRLPRHFTQKKDVAIVSGKTNGNGETGEKGGEKAQ